In the Malus domestica chromosome 16, GDT2T_hap1 genome, one interval contains:
- the LOC114822139 gene encoding small acidic protein 1-like has translation MRPTAMDFFSDMDDQGSTMAMDVDDVDPIEAFSEGIMSESKLADADFFNSFQDDFDDTDIN, from the coding sequence ATGAGGCCAACGGCGATGGACTTCTTCAGCGACATGGACGATCAGGGGTCCACCATGGCCATGGACGTTGACGACGTCGACCCAATCGAGGCGTTCAGCGAGGGCATCATGAGCGAGAGCAAGCTGGCCGACGCCGATTTCTTCAACTCTTTCCAGGACGATTTCGACGACACCGACATCAACTGA